From the Pseudarthrobacter sp. MM222 genome, one window contains:
- a CDS encoding ammonium transporter has translation MELTAGNVWMLVSAVLVLLMTPALGLFYGGMTRAKASLNMIMMSFVSAGIVGVVWVLWGYSMTGGNGVLGIFGNPFASFGLQNLVGSPELIKAGYGATFAIITVALISGAIADRAKFTSWALFVPIWITVVYCPLAFMVWGGGLMSQHGAVSAVFGQVIDFAGGTVVEISSGTAALVLVLILGNRRGFGKDPAHRPHNIPFIMLGAGILWFGWFGFNAGAATTAEQAGLIWINTLAAPAAAMLSWLVTEKIRHGHPTSLGAASGVVAGLVAITPSCANISPVAAIGLGLLAGAACAVFVDLKYRYGFDDSLDVVGVHLGGGLVGTLALGFIALPVDGAGGGLLYGGGLQQLTAQLVAVVLTVVLSGLGTAVIGLAIHKTVGFRVSPEAEAAGVDRSEHAESAYDFADLGQSRFSPFGHSVQAHPVRTPLAEATEAGPAQHDKQESLV, from the coding sequence GTGGAGCTCACTGCGGGAAACGTCTGGATGCTGGTGTCGGCAGTGCTCGTCCTGCTGATGACACCGGCCCTGGGGCTCTTTTACGGCGGCATGACGCGGGCCAAAGCCTCGCTCAATATGATCATGATGAGTTTCGTGTCTGCGGGAATCGTTGGCGTCGTCTGGGTCCTCTGGGGTTACTCGATGACCGGCGGCAACGGCGTACTGGGGATCTTCGGCAATCCGTTTGCCAGCTTCGGGCTGCAGAACCTCGTCGGTTCACCGGAGCTGATCAAGGCCGGCTACGGTGCGACGTTCGCCATCATCACCGTGGCCCTGATCAGCGGCGCCATCGCCGACCGCGCCAAGTTCACCTCGTGGGCCCTCTTCGTGCCGATCTGGATCACGGTTGTCTACTGCCCGCTCGCGTTCATGGTCTGGGGCGGCGGCCTGATGAGCCAGCACGGAGCCGTCAGCGCGGTGTTCGGACAGGTTATCGACTTCGCTGGCGGGACCGTGGTGGAGATCAGCTCCGGCACCGCCGCGCTGGTCCTGGTGCTGATCCTGGGCAACCGCCGTGGTTTCGGGAAGGACCCCGCCCACCGCCCGCACAACATTCCTTTCATCATGCTGGGCGCCGGCATCCTGTGGTTCGGCTGGTTTGGCTTCAACGCTGGCGCGGCAACAACGGCCGAGCAGGCGGGCCTGATCTGGATCAACACGCTCGCTGCGCCGGCCGCGGCCATGCTCAGCTGGCTCGTCACGGAAAAGATCCGCCACGGGCATCCCACTTCCCTCGGCGCGGCCTCCGGCGTCGTCGCCGGTCTCGTCGCCATCACCCCCTCCTGCGCCAACATCAGTCCCGTCGCCGCCATCGGCCTGGGCCTCCTGGCCGGTGCTGCCTGCGCGGTGTTCGTCGATTTGAAGTACCGGTACGGTTTCGACGACTCGCTGGACGTCGTCGGCGTCCACCTTGGCGGCGGGCTGGTCGGCACTCTCGCTCTTGGCTTCATCGCCTTGCCCGTCGACGGGGCCGGCGGCGGACTTTTGTACGGCGGCGGGCTCCAGCAGCTGACCGCCCAGCTGGTCGCCGTCGTCCTCACCGTGGTGCTGTCCGGCCTCGGGACGGCGGTCATCGGGCTGGCCATCCACAAGACGGTCGGATTCCGGGTCAGCCCCGAAGCCGAGGCCGCCGGGGTGGACCGCTCCGAACATGCGGAAAGCGCCTACGACTTCGCCGACCTGGGCCAGAGCCGCTTCAGCCCGTTCGGGCACTCCGTGCAGGCCCACCCGGTCCGGACCCCACTCGCCGAAGCGACCGAAGCGGGACCAGCCCAGCACGACAAGCAGGAAAGCCTCGTCTAG
- a CDS encoding 2-hydroxyacid dehydrogenase, with translation MNQASDPAQQSLRIVVTDPIISRFEDKLRTDGGAHQWELAAAWTPERRLAALAGADVVICSSLSREEAQAASRVRLVHVTGAGYDRISFSHLVPSASVANTFHHARPIAEHVLMVTLMLSRNVAVADREVRQGHWHTIATASDVPFHPVLSDMTLGLVGLGSIGAEVARVAGLLGMKVNAVRRNPAAPLPEGVQPDWVGGNNQLHTLLASSDVVVLTVPLDADTRGLIGAPELAAMKPSAFLINVARGPVVDQAALFSALKERRIAGAGLDVWWGLPADGVIPPAELPFASLPNTVLTPHHSGHARITFERRAGDIAANIGRLARGAELSNLVPRPVPAP, from the coding sequence GTGAATCAGGCATCGGATCCCGCCCAGCAGTCCCTGAGGATCGTAGTTACGGACCCCATCATCAGCCGCTTCGAGGACAAGCTGAGGACCGACGGCGGCGCCCACCAGTGGGAGCTGGCTGCGGCGTGGACTCCCGAACGCCGGCTTGCCGCCCTGGCGGGAGCCGACGTCGTGATCTGTTCCTCCCTCAGCCGGGAAGAGGCGCAGGCGGCTTCCCGGGTGCGGCTGGTGCACGTTACCGGCGCCGGCTATGACAGGATTTCGTTTTCGCACCTCGTGCCGTCTGCTTCGGTGGCCAATACCTTTCATCATGCGCGGCCCATCGCCGAACACGTCCTGATGGTTACCCTGATGCTGTCCCGGAATGTCGCCGTTGCAGACCGGGAGGTCCGCCAAGGGCACTGGCACACCATTGCCACCGCCAGCGACGTCCCCTTCCATCCCGTCTTGTCCGACATGACCCTGGGCCTGGTGGGCCTGGGCTCGATAGGTGCCGAGGTGGCCCGGGTCGCCGGGCTGCTGGGCATGAAGGTTAACGCGGTGCGGCGCAACCCCGCGGCCCCGCTTCCGGAAGGCGTCCAGCCGGACTGGGTGGGCGGGAACAACCAGCTGCACACGCTGCTGGCCTCGTCCGACGTCGTGGTGCTGACGGTACCGCTGGATGCCGATACGCGAGGACTGATCGGGGCTCCGGAACTGGCCGCCATGAAACCGTCAGCGTTCCTTATCAACGTGGCCCGTGGGCCCGTCGTTGACCAGGCAGCACTGTTCTCCGCCCTAAAGGAACGGCGCATTGCCGGAGCGGGACTGGACGTCTGGTGGGGGTTGCCTGCTGACGGTGTCATTCCGCCCGCGGAACTGCCCTTCGCGTCACTGCCGAACACCGTGCTCACGCCCCACCACTCCGGTCATGCGCGCATCACTTTCGAACGCCGGGCAGGGGACATCGCCGCGAACATCGGGCGCCTTGCCCGCGGCGCGGAGCTGAGCAATCTGGTGCCGCGGCCAGTTCCGGCTCCCTAG
- a CDS encoding sulfite exporter TauE/SafE family protein, with product MTVGEYAVIAGAIFLAACLQASSGFGMGMLAAPVIAIVDPALLPATLILLALLVTVMVTVRERQSLDLRGTGWALVGRVPGSFLGAWLVTALSRQGLAWMVVAVVLTGLVLAGRGWAPRPVRINLIAAGAASGIMGTATSIGGPPMALVWQGHSGPRLRGTMSAFFMVGSSISMLMLWITGAVTENILLLALWMVPAAVGGYAASRFINRFLNPARLKALALGASAVGSVLLILQLVLP from the coding sequence GTGACAGTTGGCGAGTATGCCGTCATTGCAGGGGCGATCTTCCTGGCCGCGTGCCTGCAGGCGTCCAGCGGCTTCGGTATGGGCATGCTCGCGGCGCCGGTGATCGCGATCGTGGACCCGGCGCTGCTGCCGGCCACGCTCATCCTCCTGGCCCTCCTGGTCACGGTGATGGTGACTGTGCGGGAGCGGCAAAGCCTGGACCTGCGGGGGACCGGGTGGGCCTTGGTGGGCCGGGTCCCCGGAAGTTTCCTCGGTGCCTGGCTGGTGACGGCCCTTTCGAGGCAGGGCCTCGCGTGGATGGTGGTGGCCGTGGTGCTGACCGGCCTGGTCCTCGCGGGGAGGGGCTGGGCTCCCCGGCCTGTCCGGATCAACCTGATCGCGGCCGGCGCGGCTTCCGGCATCATGGGCACGGCCACGTCCATCGGCGGCCCGCCCATGGCACTGGTCTGGCAAGGGCACTCCGGTCCGCGGCTGCGCGGCACCATGAGCGCTTTCTTTATGGTGGGCTCCTCGATTTCGATGCTGATGCTCTGGATCACAGGGGCGGTCACCGAGAACATACTGCTTCTGGCGCTGTGGATGGTGCCGGCTGCTGTGGGTGGCTATGCGGCCTCCCGGTTTATCAACCGCTTCCTTAACCCGGCACGCCTGAAGGCCCTCGCCCTGGGCGCGTCGGCGGTTGGAAGCGTCCTGCTGATCCTGCAGCTTGTCCTGCCTTGA
- a CDS encoding ABC transporter ATP-binding protein produces MSEPLLKIDGLTKTFHVAKSASGNTRLKALDGISLTVGRGETLGLVGESGCGKSTLARTLMMLETPDEGTVRFEGTNPFGLRGKELLTWRRRVQMVFQDPFASLNARMNAGDIIAEPWATHRSLYPTSREREARVRELLHMVGLRPSDARKSPQEFSGGQRQRIGIARALALNPDVIILDEPVSALDLSVQAQVLNLLNELQQELGVSYIFISHDLTVVRHVADRVAVMYLGRIIETGATEEVFDHPRHPYTAALMSASPKLDVSGTRRDRIVLTGELPSPLDPPSGCRFRTRCWKAQDVCAEVSPEPQVLAAPDGTQHVAECHFPLDAIKGLTGATAAAQ; encoded by the coding sequence ATGTCTGAGCCGCTTCTGAAAATCGACGGCCTGACCAAGACGTTCCACGTGGCCAAGAGCGCCAGCGGCAACACCCGGCTCAAGGCCCTGGACGGTATCAGCCTGACGGTGGGCCGCGGGGAGACCCTTGGGCTGGTGGGCGAGTCCGGCTGCGGCAAGTCCACCCTGGCGCGGACCCTGATGATGCTGGAAACACCGGATGAAGGGACCGTCAGATTTGAGGGAACCAATCCTTTCGGGCTCCGCGGCAAGGAATTGCTGACGTGGCGACGGCGGGTGCAGATGGTGTTCCAGGACCCGTTTGCGTCCCTGAACGCCCGGATGAACGCCGGCGACATCATCGCCGAGCCGTGGGCTACCCACCGCAGTCTGTACCCCACGTCGCGCGAACGCGAGGCCAGGGTCCGGGAGCTGCTGCATATGGTGGGGCTGCGTCCGTCGGACGCACGCAAGTCGCCGCAGGAGTTCTCCGGCGGCCAGCGCCAACGCATCGGCATCGCCCGAGCCCTGGCCCTCAACCCGGATGTCATCATCCTCGACGAGCCAGTCTCGGCCCTGGACCTGTCCGTGCAGGCGCAGGTCCTGAACCTGCTCAACGAGCTCCAGCAGGAGCTCGGCGTGTCCTATATCTTCATTTCGCATGATCTGACGGTGGTCCGGCACGTGGCAGACCGGGTCGCGGTGATGTACCTCGGCCGGATCATCGAGACAGGGGCCACGGAGGAAGTCTTTGACCACCCGCGGCACCCCTACACGGCTGCCTTGATGTCCGCGTCCCCGAAGCTGGACGTTAGCGGGACCAGGCGGGACAGGATTGTCCTGACGGGCGAACTGCCATCGCCCCTGGATCCGCCCTCGGGCTGCCGGTTCCGGACGCGGTGTTGGAAGGCCCAGGACGTCTGCGCCGAAGTGTCTCCGGAACCTCAGGTCCTGGCAGCACCGGACGGCACGCAGCACGTAGCGGAGTGCCACTTCCCGCTGGATGCCATCAAGGGTCTGACTGGCGCTACAGCCGCGGCCCAGTGA
- a CDS encoding LysR family transcriptional regulator: MFSLPQLEAFVAVAEELHFGAAAERLNMTQPPLSRQIQMLEKKLGAQLFGRTSRKVELTAAGATLLPRARQILDLCIKTDMDVRRVSSGQAGAIAVGYTAIAGQSALPMMLRLAAEGMPGVSFMLRELVSTDQMDGLVKGSVDIGLLRPIVGRPGVVSRPLMKDRLVVALPEGSSLLSSMAAPHGEPLRLGALDRLPLLMYSTKEARYFHDLVLRLFASAGAHANITQYASQVPALLAFVQAGLGVTLVPASAMAFAPPGWNSMRSTGGTACTS, translated from the coding sequence ATGTTTTCGCTACCCCAGCTAGAGGCGTTTGTAGCTGTCGCCGAGGAACTGCATTTCGGTGCTGCAGCTGAGAGGCTCAACATGACGCAGCCGCCCCTCAGCAGGCAGATTCAGATGCTCGAAAAGAAGTTGGGCGCCCAACTTTTCGGCCGGACCAGCCGGAAGGTGGAGCTCACCGCGGCGGGGGCGACCCTGTTGCCCAGGGCCCGCCAGATCCTGGACTTGTGCATCAAGACCGATATGGACGTGCGCCGGGTGTCGTCCGGGCAAGCCGGCGCGATCGCGGTGGGATACACCGCCATAGCGGGGCAGAGCGCGCTGCCGATGATGTTGCGACTCGCCGCGGAAGGAATGCCCGGAGTGTCGTTCATGCTTCGGGAACTGGTCTCAACCGACCAGATGGACGGGCTCGTAAAAGGAAGCGTGGATATAGGTTTGCTGCGCCCCATCGTCGGCAGGCCCGGGGTGGTCTCCAGGCCCCTCATGAAGGACCGCCTGGTCGTGGCGCTGCCCGAAGGCAGCTCGTTGCTGAGCAGCATGGCAGCGCCGCATGGCGAGCCATTGCGGCTCGGAGCCTTGGATCGGCTTCCTTTGCTGATGTATTCCACCAAGGAGGCCCGTTATTTTCATGACCTGGTGCTCCGGTTGTTCGCAAGCGCCGGCGCCCATGCCAACATCACCCAGTACGCCAGCCAGGTCCCGGCTCTCCTGGCATTTGTGCAGGCGGGGCTGGGCGTCACCCTAGTTCCTGCGTCGGCGATGGCTTTCGCTCCTCCGGGGTGGAATTCCATGAGATCGACGGGCGGAACGGCATGCACGAGTTGA